The genomic window TTACCGATGCCTTCAATGAAATCATGCCGCCGCAGCAGCAGTTCGGCTACCGTCAGCCACCCATGTATGCCCCGCTGCAAACCGGTCTGGAAAAATTGCTGGGCCACTACGGCGTACACATCAAAACTTCATATGTGCTGGATGAAAATTGTTACAGCCAGAAAGTTCCGGCTGAACTGGGCGGAGGGGAGCGTGCCATCTATTTTGCGCCGGTCATCCAGAACCGGTTTATCAACAACGATCTGGATTTCATGAAAAACATCAAGGGGCTCATTACCATGAAAAATTCACCGGTCGAACTGGATGAAAAGCGCGTTTCCGAGATCGGTGCAAAGACCTGGAAGCTTTTTGCCTCTTCAGAAAAATCATGGGAGATGACCGGAAGAATCAATCTGGATCCCATGAGCATTCAGCCGCCGGCTTCCGATGCCGACAAGAAGAGCCTGCCGCTGGCCTGTCTGATCGAAGGAGAATTTCCGAGTTATTTTGCCGGCCGGCCCATGCCGGAAAAATCCGTTGAGGAAAAAGATCCGGCCGATACGGATCAGGAAATACTGCAGGCACCTGCGCCTGCACCCGCGATACAAATGGACCTGACAAAAGTCGAGGAGACCGGCGGCTCGATTGAAAAAAGCAAGCCGGTGAAAATTTTTCTCATCGGTGCTTCGGAGATTCTCAAGGATAATATGCTCGATGAAGAAGGAAACAGCCCGAATGCCACCTTTGTCATGAACGTGCTGGATGCTGCGAATAATCGGAATGATATCGCCGTGATGCGAAGCAAAATCCAGGAGTTCAATCCGCTGGACGATACCGGTGCGCTGGCCAAGACATTTGTGAAAACCTTTAATATTGCCGGGCTTCCGGTACTGGTCGTCCTGTTCGGTTTGTTTGTGTGGCTCAGGAGACTGTCCCGAAGAAAGCATATTCAAATGATGTATGATAAGCAGTAATAAAATAACCTGATAACGTTCATACCGATACATCTGATAAGGTTCGTTGTTTTTGATCCGGGAGGTTGCGACCATGAAAATTAAAAAAGAATTTATCATCCTTGTTGCTGTCATCATCGCACTGTCTGCATATCTGTTTTTACACGAGTCCGACAGAACGCATTATCAACTGCCCGCGGTTCCGGAGATTGCCGGAACGGATATTACCCGGCTGGAAATCAGCAAGGGGGACCGGACGATCAGGCTGATTCATAAAGACAATAAATGGTATGTCGATCCGGATCAGTATCTGGCCGATGCGCCTAAAGTCAATACGATGATCAAGGCGGTCGGCAGCCTCACCCTGACGGCCCTGGTATCGGAAGCCGAGAGTTACGGCCGATACGACCTGGATCCGGACAGCCGTATCACCGTGAAAGCATGGGGAAAAGACGCGTTAAGTCGGGAGATGGAAATCGGGAAAGCTGCCGGGACCCAACAGCATACGTTTGTCAAACTGCCGGGGGATAAAAATGTGTACCACGCCCGGGGTAATTTCAGGAGGGCGTTTGATCTGTCTGTGGACGATCTGCGTGACAGGGGTGTTCTGTCATTTGACCGGAACGATATCCGGGAAGTACGGATCACGAAAGCCGGCGATTCGATCGTATTGAACCGAAGGCAGATTCCCGAGGAAACTGCGGCAGAAGTGGCGGATAAGGATAAGGACAAAGAGTCCAAACCGCCCGTCGCCGGACAAACCGTGTGGGAATACGCGGAAGGCAAAACAGCCGATAAGGGCCAACTTAACGCCCTTTTGGGAGATCTGTCCGGATTGAATTGTCAGGCCTATATCAACGGGCGGGGCAAACAGGATTACACCAATCCCTTATACACCCTCATGTTCAAGGGGGATCAGGAATATGTGCTGTCCATATTTGATAAACTGAAACCGGAAGATACCGCATACCCCGCCGTGTCATCCCAAAACGATTTTCCGTTTACCCTGTCGGATTACAGTGTGGACGATATGAAGAAAAAAATCGATGAACTTTTGAAAAAAGACTGATGCATCTGCTGCCTTTTAGCCCCCTGTCGTATGTTGCCAGTGCCATGCTCAGGGGGTTTTTTATGTGCGAACCTTCCTTTCACAGGCTATTGGGTTATAGGGAATATTAAAATTTTGAGGCGATTTATGTTATTATTAGTTTTTATTCGCCAAATGTATCCGGAAGATTTTTTTGAAATCGGATGTTGTAACAGCTGAACCAAAAATTCAATGGTTGCTGGAATAGGAGTTGATCGCATGCAGTATGATTTTATTCTTAAATCTCAAACCACTTACCTTTCTAAAATTAAATCCGAATGGATAAAATTTATAGATGGCAAACCGGTTGACGCCGATATTGTGGCTCAGGATATTTACAACTCCTGGAAACGAAGCAGGCGTTTCGGGGTAGATCCGTATTTTATCAGCGGGCAGATGATATTAACGGGGAAGGAGGCCGAGGAACAGTGCATCAGTCATCAGGAACTGATTCAATCGTTCGGCAGTGTCGCCTTGATTATTCAGGAAATCGTAACGAAGCGAAACCTGAATGTTCAGCTCTTTGATCGGTACAATAAAAGTATCCAATTAATCATGAATCCGGGAAATAAAGCCGAAAGAATGCAATATTCAAATGAATACGAAAAGTATATCATTGAAAATATTCCCAGAGATGCATCAGAAAACATTATCGGTACCAATGCGGTCTGCCTGGCATTAAAAGAAAATCGGCCGGTTCAGATTGTCGGGGCCGAGCATTTCAATTCCATGCTGCATAATGTTTATTGCACCGCAGCGCCGATTCATGATTCCGAGGGACATCCCATCGGCGCGTTGAATATTGTCAGTCTTCTGAAATCCGGCGCTATCGATACCTTTGGTCTGGCGACCTGTCTGGCGGACATCTATGACAATCGTGCGGTGATTACCCGGGCACTGGAAGAACTTCATATCCAGGATTATGCGTTACGAAATGTCATCGAATATCTGCCTCAGGGGGTTGCCTATATTGGAGAAGACAATCTGCCGAAAGCGTTTAACTCCAGGCTTCTGAGTTTATTTGGAATTAAGGATAATAAGCATGCGGTCAATGAACTTAACAGATATTTTCAGACCATTGAGCGCTTGAACGGTGACGAGGATTTAAAGAATCAGGAAATTCTTCTCGATATCCAGGGACGGAAAAAGTCGTTTCTTCTGACTATCCAGCACATCTTAAGCAATAACGGTAAGGTTAAAAATAAAATTGTGATGATCGAGGATACCCACAGCCTGATGAAATCGTTTCAAAAGCTGAAAGGGAACCAGGCCTTCTATACGTTCAGCGATATCCTCGGCAACAATCAAAAACT from Desulfobacterales bacterium includes these protein-coding regions:
- a CDS encoding DUF4340 domain-containing protein, coding for MKIKKEFIILVAVIIALSAYLFLHESDRTHYQLPAVPEIAGTDITRLEISKGDRTIRLIHKDNKWYVDPDQYLADAPKVNTMIKAVGSLTLTALVSEAESYGRYDLDPDSRITVKAWGKDALSREMEIGKAAGTQQHTFVKLPGDKNVYHARGNFRRAFDLSVDDLRDRGVLSFDRNDIREVRITKAGDSIVLNRRQIPEETAAEVADKDKDKESKPPVAGQTVWEYAEGKTADKGQLNALLGDLSGLNCQAYINGRGKQDYTNPLYTLMFKGDQEYVLSIFDKLKPEDTAYPAVSSQNDFPFTLSDYSVDDMKKKIDELLKKD
- a CDS encoding sigma 54-interacting transcriptional regulator, whose amino-acid sequence is MQYDFILKSQTTYLSKIKSEWIKFIDGKPVDADIVAQDIYNSWKRSRRFGVDPYFISGQMILTGKEAEEQCISHQELIQSFGSVALIIQEIVTKRNLNVQLFDRYNKSIQLIMNPGNKAERMQYSNEYEKYIIENIPRDASENIIGTNAVCLALKENRPVQIVGAEHFNSMLHNVYCTAAPIHDSEGHPIGALNIVSLLKSGAIDTFGLATCLADIYDNRAVITRALEELHIQDYALRNVIEYLPQGVAYIGEDNLPKAFNSRLLSLFGIKDNKHAVNELNRYFQTIERLNGDEDLKNQEILLDIQGRKKSFLLTIQHILSNNGKVKNKIVMIEDTHSLMKSFQKLKGNQAFYTFSDILGNNQKLVVAKQLAEKIARVRSSVLIYGESGTGKELFAQAIHNESPRKDNPFVAINCGAIPSELIESELFGYEPGAFTGALKGGKPGKLELASGGTLFLDEIESMPLMVQIKLLRALSTQKISKIGGVEEIPIDVRIISATKLDLLQEADEGNFRDDLYYRISTITINLPPLRERTDDIPMLSRHFIDIHSREFDLPDLQIHPEFLNALQYYYWRGNVRELSNVLERAVVLLGNDRILTLSQLPDRLIRACNYKGLKKDIEAVIEEHSSGKGPIAILKMAEEIAIQSALEKENGNMTKAAERLGISKPTLYSKIGQNDKLKQMKMEYDSK